The Novipirellula caenicola genome includes a region encoding these proteins:
- the ectB gene encoding diaminobutyrate--2-oxoglutarate transaminase, with translation MQDPLVQIESNVRGYARLFPAVFNKAVGSTITDMEGNDFIDFFCGAGSLNYGHNNRRAKAALLAYIQADGIQHSLDTVTAAKVDFLEAFKRIILTPRALDYRVQFTGPTGTNAVEAAVKLARKQTQRSHVVAFTNAYHGHSLGALALTGNQFYHSQFYGSHNNVTHLPYDGYMGEYDTSLLLEKMLRDPSSGLPKPAAVILETIQGEGGINVASDRWLQRIASLCQEHDIRLIVDDIQVGNGRSGKFFSFEHAGITPDIVCVSKSIGSGMPMSIVLIRPEIDTWKPGEHTGTFRGNNLAFVSARAVLEYWTEPAFENQIDERSQIVQAKLRAICAKHADHAMSVRGRGLIWGLDLRCGDLASRAIQNAFKEGLLIEGSGAFDQVLKVMPALTIDTALLNQGLQILESAVDAAVANTTHRPSAVPTTVN, from the coding sequence ATGCAGGATCCCCTTGTACAAATCGAATCAAACGTGCGTGGTTACGCGCGACTATTCCCAGCGGTGTTTAACAAAGCCGTGGGCTCGACCATTACCGACATGGAGGGAAACGATTTCATCGATTTCTTCTGTGGTGCGGGGTCTCTGAACTACGGACACAACAATCGGCGAGCCAAAGCGGCGCTACTCGCGTACATCCAAGCGGACGGGATCCAGCATTCGCTCGATACCGTTACCGCGGCAAAGGTTGACTTTCTAGAGGCCTTTAAACGAATCATCCTCACGCCTCGCGCGCTCGATTATCGCGTTCAGTTCACCGGCCCCACCGGAACCAACGCAGTCGAAGCCGCCGTCAAACTTGCTCGCAAACAGACCCAGCGTTCGCATGTCGTTGCGTTCACCAATGCCTATCATGGCCACTCACTTGGCGCGTTGGCATTGACGGGGAACCAGTTCTACCACAGCCAGTTTTACGGCTCGCACAACAACGTCACTCATCTGCCATACGATGGCTACATGGGTGAATACGACACATCGCTGCTGCTGGAAAAAATGCTCCGCGACCCGAGCAGCGGATTGCCGAAACCGGCCGCCGTGATCCTTGAAACCATCCAAGGCGAAGGGGGCATTAACGTTGCCAGCGATCGCTGGCTTCAGCGGATTGCATCCCTTTGCCAAGAGCACGACATTCGCTTGATTGTCGATGACATCCAAGTCGGAAATGGTCGCAGCGGAAAGTTTTTTAGCTTTGAGCACGCCGGCATCACTCCTGACATCGTGTGTGTTTCAAAGTCGATTGGTAGCGGCATGCCGATGTCGATCGTCTTGATCCGTCCAGAAATCGACACCTGGAAACCGGGCGAACACACCGGCACGTTCCGTGGCAACAACTTGGCATTCGTCTCGGCTCGCGCCGTGCTCGAATACTGGACCGAACCAGCCTTCGAAAATCAAATCGACGAACGCAGCCAAATTGTGCAAGCGAAATTGAGAGCGATTTGCGCCAAACACGCCGATCATGCGATGAGCGTTCGCGGCCGTGGGTTAATCTGGGGATTGGATTTGCGTTGTGGTGACTTGGCGAGCCGAGCGATTCAAAACGCGTTTAAAGAAGGGTTGTTGATCGAGGGATCGGGTGCATTTGACCAGGTTTTGAAGGTGATGCCCGCATTGACGATCGATACCGCATTGCTGAATCAGGGACTGCAAATCCTCGAATCCGCAGTGGATGCCGCGGTCGCTAATACCACGCATCGCCCGTCTGCCGTGCCTACCACCGTGAACTAG